The Mobula hypostoma chromosome 24, sMobHyp1.1, whole genome shotgun sequence genomic sequence TATCAAGTAATTTCCTGAGGGGAGAAAAGGAATATAATCATCTAGATCAGACACACAAAGTTAATAGCTCATTAAAATAGAAGTAAACCAAATGAGGTCATTACTCAGGTAATGAAGGGGCACAAGTACCTACAGGCACATAAATGGGTACACTGGCCTGGTTCCCTGCAGACTTGATCTCAGTAGACTATTAAGGCAGAAGGCACAGTCAAAAGCCCACTGCTGAAAAAGGGACTGCATGTGTGGTACAGTTCACCTTATTCCTTTGCTGGTTGAACTTGCCACACTTGATAATATAGCTTCTTCATTTGTACCACAGGGCAAATTTCCACCAGCAGGAAGCCATTGACTAAACCATCTGCCAACCTCATGCCTATCCGTTTGCACAAAAACAGGATTTGTATTAAGCTGGGCTCTTCAAGATACCATGTTGGATTTTTCCCACATGAAAGTCTTGCTACAATATAGCAGTTCATAATTTCTGAATCTTTTCAGCCACCACAATGGGATTCTCTTTCCTGATCTTCTCTGCTGCTTCGGCCTTGTAATCATAAGGACAGCTGTGTTTGTCTGAATAGCGGTGAAGCCCGCAAAAAAGGTTTCCACATCGACAATCGAACCCTGTTGGACATAAAATTGGAGAACCTTAGAGAAAAAGCATTTCTCACCTATCTCTTCAATGAAAGTATGAATCTAGTTAACATTGTCCAAGCAACAgaacaaaacattaaaaaaaatacataaaacttAGAAATAGACCATCGATTCGATACCAcatgaaattttgcagatgctataaatccaatgcaacacacacacaaaacactggaggaaaccagcaggtaagacagcatctatggaaatgaataaacaattgatgtttcaggtcctgacgaagAATCTCCggcatgaaacatcgactgcttacccacttccatagatgctgcctggcctgctgagttcctccagcactttatgtgttgcTACCAATTcaagtacaggtccacaatcccttatccgaaatccttggggccagttgcatttcggaattcagaattttttggatatcagacccccccaccccataccaaaaaacacgtatgctcaagtctcttatttaacctggctcagtgcggtggactttaggacccggcggtgcaccaaacctacgcacatcctcccaaaAACttcaaatcatctctagattacttacaatacctaatacaatgtaaatgctatgtaaatagttgttatactgtattgtttagggaataatgacaagaaaaaaatttccaacaaaaacattcaataaaacataaaaatatacagctccaaacgaaccgaatcaaacacatggtaaatgacttttTGGAATAAATGCAGAACGTCattgtcactataaaacttcagtaacgtCATTGTTATACATAGGGGTATCTgaagctctttttgacattttcacagtgaaattaaacacacagtcaacagtgaacacaaaatatcagcgaacagcaaatgcacgtgtaaccagtacgagcgctgagccacaactgacgtctggcggcctctgctagtgctgccacgtcacatcTGAGTGATGTctgctgttggcgaaaaaaacttaggttttcagagctttttcgatttcagaatttcggataaaggaatttGCACCTGTACAAGAAATATTGCTGGagtcagaggccactttattaggtacacctgtacacttgctcattaatgcaaatatctaagcagccaatcatgtagtaacaactcaatgcataaaagcatgcagacatggtcaagaggttcagttgttgttcacaccaaacatcagtaTGGGGAcgaattgtgatctaagtgacttagactgtggaatgattgttggtgctagacagggcagagtggtttcagtatctcagaaactgttgatctcctgggactttcacacacaataatctctggagtttacagagaatggtgcggaaaaaaaaaaatccagtgagcagcagtagTGTCGGCAAAAACGCCTTGCAGGTGAGAGAGAccggggagaatggccagactggtccaaACTGGCAGGAAGGCGCCAGTAACTGAAatgaccacatgttacaacagaggtgtgcagaagaccacaaacaaacACTTAGcagccactgtattaggtacaggtgATACCAAATAAAGCATATATTCAGTGTAACAAATCTATGTAAAGATAATGTATCAATATTTAACATTATCCTTACCAGTCAATCCAACCTTCTTCCTGCAGGTAAAGCATCTGTTCTTCTTGGGCTTTGTTTTTTCTGGAACTTTCTCTCCTTCCGTggagctctctgcagtttctaaaTTCACAGCAGCTAGAAATATGTTGAATagattcaaatttgtagatatgGCTAATGCAAGCAGAAGGTTGAATACTGCTTCTGCCAGCTTACAGATTAGAACAGATATATAACAGATTTGTGACAAGTTAAAGCCAAGTCATTTTCTACGTAGTAAGCAGCAGGCAGGAAACCAAGTCACAGCAAGCATGGGTTAgattaggggttcccaacatgggtCCACAGACGCCTCGGAtaaaaaaaggttgtgaacccgaGTTAGATCGATAAAGTGTCAATATAAACTTCCTTCTGtggatatttttattttaaaaaaagcagttgCCACTAGAATGATTGTGGAACAATTGTTAAATTATAGACAAGCTATGTTATCCGAGTTTATATTATAAAGTCATTTAATTGAGGTATTGGTAATTAACAGATTATCTAAGAGAAAGTAGAAGAAATCCAGTACACTCAAactcaaggaattctgcagatgctggaaaacttgagtaacacacacaaaatactggaggaactcagcaagacaggcagcacctatggagtggaataaatacTCAACtgttcgggctgagacacttcatcaggactggaaatgaaggtggAAGAAGCTAGCATtaaaagaaaaggtggggggggacagGAAGAGCACATGCTGGCAGATGAGAGCAGATGAgtgggaaagtgggtgggggggagacaCTCACTAAGTTAGGTCAAATGAAAAAGACAAAACTGAGGTTGATAAGAATTTTCTTAGTGCATATTTTACTACAATATAAATGCAAGGTAAAATAAATCTGAGAGGCTGAATACCTACACCAGTTTCAGCATATGAATTCTGCAAGTACaactgcaagaaaaagtttgtgaaccctttgcaattaactGGTTTtcagcattaattactcataaaatgtaatctgatcttcatctaagtcacaataatagacaaacacaatctgcctaaactaataacatacaaacaattgtacttttcatgtctttattgaacatattgtttaattattcaaagttcaggctggaaaaagtatgttaacccttgtatttaataactggtagaacctccttcagcagcaataacctccaccaaacatttcctgcagctgctgatcagacttgcacaatggctaGGAGGAATTTTAGATCATTCCTCCATAGAAcactttcagttcatcaatatttctgggatactttgcatgaacagccctcttcaggtcatttgggctaaggtctggactctgacttgaccattccaaaacatgatttttcttctttttaaaccattctgctgTGATCTACTTTTGTCTTTCAGATCACTGTTTTGTTCCATcattcaacttctattaagcttcaggtgatggtccgctaccctgacattctcctgtaaaatgtcttgatacaattttgaattcattgttccctcaacaactgcaagctgtccaggtcctgaggcagcaaagcagccccaaaccatgatgcttctCCTACCACGGTTCACAAttgagatgaggttttggtggagtgcagtgccctttttcctctatACATAGCATTgtgtatttctgccaaaaagttcaacttttgtcttatctgtccacagaacattgtcccagaagtgttgtggaacatccaggtggtcttttgcaaacttgagatgtacagcaactttttttttttgcttcctctgtggtgtccttccatgaacaccattcttgttcagtgtttttcagatagtggacacatgaacagagcaAGTTATAGAGATCTCTGCAGGTCTTTTAGTGTTATTCTTGGTTTCTTTTGGTGTGATCCTTGCAGGTCGCCCACTCCttaggagagtagcaacagtaccagatttcctgcatttgtagacaatttctcttaatgTGGACTGGttaacactcaggtctttagaaatgcttttgtagccttttccagctccatGCATGTCTACAATGTCTAAGGTCTTCTGAAAggtgttttgatcgaggcatggtagacataaacagatctttcttgaagagcaggctctgtcagtaagctgactttatgtattttttttatagggcagggcacctctacaacccacgcTTCCAatgtcatctcattgattggaacacctagCTCCAAATAGCTTTCATAGAAGGCATAATCCCAGAGAGTCACAttcttttttgaacctagactgtgttTACTTAAGTGGTGTACACAATATTAACGAGAAGtagaattgtttgtgtgttattagtttaggcagattgtgtttgtctactaTTGTGACTTAAATGAAGATTAGCTTACATTTTACAAGTAATTTatacagaaaaccaggtaattgcaaagggttcataaactttttcttACAACTATACATtaccaaattaaaataaatattttctttaCTTAGCAACTCTGCTGAATAAATGTCATGATTTTCACTAACAAACGCACTGCTCTTTAATTCACAGGAAGAAAGCCAACCTGATGCTGTGATGACTTCCACTTTTAGAGCTCCCTCACTTTCAGTGCTTGGTTCGTCTTGAGAGATACTCATTGCGGTCATCTGCTGTGTTACAGGAGTGCTAGAAAGGGGCGAGAGTGttcaacatcagaatcagaaccaggtttaatatcattggcatatgtcgtgaaatttgttgttatgccgctgcagtacattgtaatacataataaaagctgTAAATTAAAGTACATACACACATTTAAAGTgttaaaaaagtagtgcaaaaagagaaaaaaaaagtagtgaggtagtgttcatgggttcaatgtccattcagtaatctgatggcacagtggaagaagctgttcctgaattactgagtgtgcgccttcagactcccgtacctcctccctgatggtagcaatgagaagagggcatgtcccctgggtgatgggagtccaaATGATATCAAACGCCGGCTGGTTTACTGACATTGTATTCACTACTGATCAAAAACAATTAAAGCTTCCTGAAACAAGCACCAATCCATTCTAGTGGGTGCACTATTAATATTAGCAAACACTAATCTAACACTGCCAGGCACTCATTTGGCAGATATTAATGTACGGAGTGTTGGAAAACAATTTCTTACAACTttgtgggcaaagaaatagcctCAAGTCAGGTGCATCATGTGCTTGCTGCATTGTTTCAACTGAACAAAACACTGTTTTACAATATCAGTCCAACTGTGTATATTATAG encodes the following:
- the LOC134337527 gene encoding AN1-type zinc finger protein 5-like isoform X2, coding for MAQETNQTQVPMLCTTGCGFYGNPRTNGMCSVCYKEFLQRQQNGGRISPPASGGSSNSTSSTESIPVQCTEENPEMSADTSVNATSAKTSTPVTQQMTAMSISQDEPSTESEGALKVEVITASAAVNLETAESSTEGEKVPEKTKPKKNRCFTCRKKVGLTGFDCRCGNLFCGLHRYSDKHSCPYDYKAEAAEKIRKENPIVVAEKIQKL
- the LOC134337527 gene encoding AN1-type zinc finger protein 5-like isoform X1; the encoded protein is MAQETNQTQVPMLCTTGCGFYGNPRTNGMCSVCYKEFLQRQQNGGRISPPAASGGSSNSTSSTESIPVQCTEENPEMSADTSVNATSAKTSTPVTQQMTAMSISQDEPSTESEGALKVEVITASAAVNLETAESSTEGEKVPEKTKPKKNRCFTCRKKVGLTGFDCRCGNLFCGLHRYSDKHSCPYDYKAEAAEKIRKENPIVVAEKIQKL